One Bradyrhizobium sp. CCGB12 genomic window carries:
- a CDS encoding MaoC family dehydratase N-terminal domain-containing protein produces MTEKLDIDHLRQWIGRSTEATDIVTAQLVKGLRATLFQDVGEPKVGDAAPFTVHWCLAQPVFPMSMLGPDGHPARGGFLPPVPLPRRMWAGGEIEFLQPLRVGDESTRTSRIADVQVKSGSTGTLCFVSVEHSISSPRGVAIRERQDIVYREMTNTQAAPAKAPPPPPPPKAQHREIHVSDPVLLFRYSALTFNGHRIHYDRDYVTKVEGYPGLIFHGPLQAALIIEMAAKLRSGKAPKKFTYRGLQPLFEGTEFSINANDDGESMELWTANAEGQPTMKGTAVW; encoded by the coding sequence ATGACCGAAAAGCTCGACATCGATCATCTCAGGCAATGGATCGGTCGCAGCACGGAAGCCACCGACATCGTCACTGCGCAACTGGTGAAGGGCCTGCGCGCAACGCTGTTCCAGGACGTCGGCGAGCCCAAGGTCGGCGATGCGGCGCCGTTCACGGTGCACTGGTGCCTGGCGCAGCCGGTGTTTCCGATGTCGATGCTGGGGCCCGACGGCCATCCGGCTCGCGGCGGCTTCCTGCCGCCGGTGCCGCTGCCGCGCCGGATGTGGGCCGGCGGCGAGATCGAGTTCCTGCAGCCCTTGCGCGTCGGCGATGAATCGACCCGGACCTCGCGCATCGCTGATGTGCAGGTGAAATCGGGTTCGACCGGTACGCTGTGCTTCGTCTCGGTCGAGCACAGCATCTCCTCGCCGCGCGGCGTTGCGATCCGCGAGCGGCAGGATATCGTCTATCGCGAGATGACGAACACGCAGGCGGCTCCCGCGAAGGCCCCGCCTCCGCCTCCGCCGCCGAAAGCGCAGCACCGCGAGATCCATGTGTCCGATCCCGTGCTGCTGTTCCGCTACTCCGCGCTGACCTTCAACGGCCACCGCATCCATTACGACCGCGACTACGTGACCAAGGTCGAGGGTTATCCGGGGCTGATCTTCCACGGGCCGCTGCAGGCCGCGCTCATCATCGAGATGGCGGCCAAGCTTCGCAGCGGCAAGGCGCCGAAGAAGTTCACCTATCGCGGGCTCCAGCCGCTGTTCGAAGGCACGGAGTTCTCCATCAACGCCAATGACGACGGCGAGAGCATGGAGCTGTGGACCGCGAACGCGGAGGGACAGCCGACGATGAAGGGCACGGCGGTGTGGTGA
- a CDS encoding CaiB/BaiF CoA-transferase family protein, with the protein MGALDGIRVIAVEQAVAAPFCSSRLADAGAEVIKIERPEGDFARGYDAAAKGQSSYFVWLNRGKQSAVVDLATKEGCAELEKLIASADVLIQNLKPGSMDKLGFSRERLLKDYPKLISCTITGYGDEGPYAHRKAYDLLIQAESGLASITGNPDGASRVGMSIVDVATGATAHAAILEALIARGRTGVGADIRISMFDVMADWCTVPLLNSEAGNPPKRMGLRHPSIAPYGVFTSKDGKDILISIQSEREWKTLCVKVLDQPDLPADPRVANMVERVRNRDFTDKTVADAFGKMTRDELLKRLSDADIAFAEVNTMADLTNHPHLRRIEVDTPNGRVSYPAPAPIIVGETRAYGAVPAIGEKPKSKK; encoded by the coding sequence ATGGGTGCATTGGACGGGATCAGGGTGATTGCGGTCGAGCAAGCGGTGGCGGCGCCGTTTTGCTCCTCGCGCCTGGCGGATGCCGGCGCGGAGGTCATCAAGATCGAGCGGCCGGAAGGCGATTTCGCGCGCGGCTATGACGCCGCGGCCAAGGGCCAGAGCAGCTATTTCGTCTGGCTCAACCGCGGCAAGCAATCGGCCGTGGTCGATCTCGCCACCAAAGAAGGCTGCGCCGAGCTCGAGAAGCTGATCGCCAGCGCCGATGTGCTGATCCAGAACCTCAAGCCCGGCTCGATGGACAAGCTCGGCTTTTCGCGTGAGCGCCTGCTGAAGGACTATCCGAAACTGATCTCCTGCACGATCACCGGCTATGGTGACGAAGGCCCGTACGCGCACCGCAAGGCCTATGATCTCCTGATCCAGGCCGAGAGCGGATTGGCCTCGATCACCGGGAACCCTGATGGCGCCTCGCGCGTCGGCATGTCGATCGTGGACGTCGCGACCGGCGCGACCGCGCATGCGGCAATTCTGGAAGCGCTGATCGCGCGGGGACGCACGGGCGTGGGTGCCGACATCCGTATCTCCATGTTCGACGTGATGGCGGACTGGTGCACCGTGCCGCTGCTGAATTCCGAAGCCGGCAATCCGCCCAAGCGCATGGGCCTGCGCCATCCATCGATCGCGCCTTACGGCGTGTTCACCTCGAAGGATGGCAAGGACATCCTGATCTCGATCCAGAGCGAGCGCGAGTGGAAGACGCTGTGCGTGAAGGTTCTGGACCAGCCGGACCTGCCGGCCGATCCCCGCGTCGCCAACATGGTCGAGCGCGTGCGCAACCGCGATTTCACCGACAAGACGGTGGCGGATGCCTTCGGCAAGATGACGCGCGATGAGCTGCTGAAGCGGCTGTCCGACGCCGACATCGCCTTCGCGGAGGTCAACACCATGGCCGACCTCACCAACCATCCGCATCTGCGCCGCATCGAGGTGGACACGCCGAACGGCCGCGTCAGCTATCCCGCGCCGGCGCCGATCATCGTCGGCGAGACGCGCGCCTACGGCGCTGTGCCCGCGATCGGCGAAAAGCCAAAGTCCAAAAAGTAA
- a CDS encoding acyl-CoA dehydrogenase family protein encodes MSQEHHSEDHADIREAVAKLCAQFPGEYWRKLDREMAYPKAFVDALTQAGYLSVLIPEEYGGAGLKLSAAAAILEEIQRAGCNGGGCHAQMYTMGTVLRHGNDEQKAKYLPKIASGELRLQAFGVTEPTSGTDTSSLKTFARKDGNDSYVVNGQKIWTSRAEHSDLMILLARTTPKEQAKKRTDGLSVFIVDMREAKNNGLEIRPIRTMMNHATTEVFFTDMRVPAENLIGEEGKGFRYILSGMNAERILIAAECVGDAKWFIAKATNYAKERAVFGRPIGQNQGIQFPIAKAYASMRAAELMVKEATRKYEAGLDCGAEANMAKMLAADASWEAANACIQTHGGFGFAEEYDVERKFRETRLYQVAPISTNLVLSFVAEHVLGMPRSY; translated from the coding sequence ATGAGTCAAGAACACCACAGCGAAGATCACGCCGACATCCGCGAAGCCGTCGCCAAGCTCTGCGCGCAGTTTCCCGGCGAATACTGGCGCAAGCTCGATCGCGAGATGGCCTACCCGAAAGCCTTCGTCGATGCGCTGACGCAGGCCGGCTATCTCTCGGTGCTGATCCCCGAGGAATATGGCGGCGCGGGCCTCAAGCTCTCGGCGGCCGCGGCGATCCTGGAAGAGATCCAGCGCGCGGGCTGCAATGGCGGCGGCTGCCACGCCCAGATGTACACGATGGGCACCGTGCTGCGGCACGGCAATGACGAGCAGAAGGCAAAATATCTGCCGAAGATCGCGAGCGGCGAATTGCGCCTTCAGGCGTTCGGCGTCACCGAGCCGACCAGCGGCACCGACACCTCATCGCTGAAGACCTTTGCGCGCAAGGATGGCAACGACAGCTACGTCGTCAACGGCCAGAAGATCTGGACCAGCCGTGCCGAGCATTCCGATTTGATGATCCTGCTCGCGCGCACGACGCCGAAAGAGCAGGCCAAGAAGCGCACGGACGGACTTTCCGTGTTCATCGTCGACATGCGCGAAGCCAAGAACAACGGGCTGGAGATCCGCCCGATCCGCACCATGATGAATCACGCCACCACCGAAGTGTTCTTCACCGACATGAGGGTGCCGGCGGAAAATCTGATCGGCGAGGAAGGCAAGGGCTTTCGCTACATCCTCTCCGGCATGAATGCCGAGCGTATCCTGATCGCCGCCGAATGCGTCGGCGATGCAAAGTGGTTCATTGCGAAGGCCACCAACTACGCCAAGGAGCGGGCGGTGTTCGGCCGGCCGATCGGCCAGAATCAAGGCATCCAGTTCCCGATCGCCAAGGCCTACGCCTCGATGCGCGCGGCCGAGCTGATGGTGAAGGAGGCCACGCGAAAATACGAGGCCGGGCTCGACTGCGGCGCCGAGGCCAATATGGCCAAGATGCTCGCGGCGGACGCGTCCTGGGAAGCGGCCAATGCCTGCATCCAGACCCATGGCGGTTTTGGCTTTGCCGAGGAATACGACGTCGAGCGCAAGTTCCGCGAGACGCGACTGTATCAGGTGGCGCCGATCTCGACCAACCTCGTGCTCTCCTTCGTCGCCGAGCACGTGCTCGGCATGCCCCGCTCGTACTGA
- a CDS encoding LysR substrate-binding domain-containing protein: protein MDFRQLRTFSCVAELGSLSKASDTLRVAQPALSRQIKLLEHELRTELFTRNGRGMVLTEAGRLLLARTSGIVRQIDQIRDDIQSTKGPPSGQVVLGLVPTVSCVLSARFARRSVEKFPGISLRIVESYSGHLVEWLHRGEMDLAILYGRSADLHLNVESLGRDNIVAVGPRGCGLARKKSVDIGWLLRQRLVLPSHSHGLRALIEHAAAQRKIKLNVQLEADSFRVLTSLVEEGLGFALLPPSSVHGEVADGRLETAVVSKPMTRELIFASPIDRPASTASLAITALLREEVAACRKEGLWDIKLS, encoded by the coding sequence ATGGATTTCCGACAGCTCAGGACCTTCAGTTGCGTCGCGGAGCTCGGCAGCCTTTCCAAGGCGTCCGATACGTTGCGCGTGGCGCAGCCGGCGCTCAGCCGGCAGATCAAGCTGTTGGAACACGAGCTGCGTACCGAGCTGTTCACCCGCAATGGCCGTGGCATGGTGCTGACCGAGGCCGGCCGTCTGTTGCTGGCGCGCACCTCCGGCATCGTGCGGCAGATCGACCAGATCCGCGATGACATCCAGTCGACCAAGGGGCCGCCGTCCGGCCAGGTCGTGCTCGGTCTGGTTCCAACCGTCAGCTGCGTGCTGTCGGCGCGCTTTGCGCGGCGCAGCGTCGAAAAGTTTCCCGGCATCTCGCTGCGCATCGTCGAGAGCTACAGCGGCCATCTCGTCGAATGGCTGCATCGCGGCGAGATGGACCTTGCCATCCTCTACGGCCGCTCCGCCGACCTGCATCTCAACGTCGAAAGCTTGGGGCGCGACAACATCGTCGCCGTCGGCCCGCGCGGCTGTGGCCTCGCGCGCAAGAAGAGCGTCGACATCGGCTGGCTGCTGCGGCAGCGGCTGGTGCTGCCCAGTCATTCCCATGGCCTCCGCGCGCTGATCGAGCACGCGGCCGCCCAGCGCAAGATCAAGCTGAACGTCCAGTTGGAAGCGGATTCCTTTCGCGTGCTGACGAGCCTGGTCGAGGAGGGACTCGGCTTTGCGCTGCTGCCACCCTCGTCGGTCCATGGCGAGGTCGCCGACGGACGGCTGGAGACCGCCGTTGTCTCAAAGCCGATGACGCGCGAGCTCATTTTCGCCTCTCCGATCGACCGCCCGGCCTCGACGGCCTCGCTGGCCATCACCGCACTTTTGCGCGAGGAGGTCGCCGCCTGCCGCAAGGAAGGCCTGTGGGATATCAAGTTGAGTTAA
- a CDS encoding cytochrome P450, whose protein sequence is MNIQASVNVDKAERIRRAREEAYATPLSQFHPGAPRLFQDDTLWPWFERLRQEEPVHYCTNAPIEPYWSVVKYNDIMHVDTNHGTFSSDSTLGGISIRDVPEGYDWPSFIAMDQPRHSAQRKTVSPMFTPTHLDELAKLIRQRAQTVLDNLPRNETFNFVERVSIELTTQMLATLFDFPWEERRKLTRWSDVSTALPKSGIVASAEERRREMDECYAYMSKLWNERVNSAPRNDLLSLMAHNEATRHMDPDNLMGNIILLIVGGNDTTRNTMTGSVLALNENPDQYEMLRKNPALIDSMVPEVIRWQTPLAHMRRTALADTEIGGKPIRKGDRVVMWYVSGNRDEAMFEKPNDLIIDRPRPRTHLSFGFGIHRCVGMRLAELQLRIVWEEMLKRFDRIEVVGEPKRIYSSFIKGYESLPVRIPG, encoded by the coding sequence ATGAACATCCAAGCGTCGGTTAACGTGGACAAGGCCGAACGCATACGCCGGGCCCGCGAGGAAGCCTATGCGACGCCGCTTTCGCAATTCCACCCCGGCGCGCCCAGGCTGTTCCAGGACGACACGCTGTGGCCGTGGTTCGAGCGACTGCGCCAGGAAGAGCCGGTGCATTACTGCACCAACGCGCCGATCGAGCCCTACTGGTCGGTGGTGAAGTACAACGACATCATGCATGTCGACACCAATCACGGCACCTTCTCCTCGGACTCGACGCTCGGTGGCATCTCGATCCGAGACGTGCCCGAGGGCTACGACTGGCCAAGCTTCATCGCCATGGATCAGCCCCGGCATTCGGCGCAGCGCAAGACGGTGTCGCCGATGTTCACGCCAACGCATCTCGACGAGCTGGCCAAGCTGATCCGGCAGCGCGCGCAGACCGTGCTCGACAATTTGCCGCGCAACGAGACCTTCAACTTCGTCGAACGCGTCTCGATCGAGCTGACGACGCAGATGCTGGCGACCCTGTTCGATTTCCCCTGGGAGGAGCGGCGCAAGCTGACGCGCTGGTCCGACGTCTCGACCGCGCTGCCCAAGAGCGGCATCGTCGCCTCGGCCGAAGAGCGCCGCCGCGAGATGGACGAGTGCTACGCCTACATGTCGAAGCTGTGGAACGAGCGCGTCAACTCCGCACCGCGCAACGATTTGTTGTCGTTGATGGCCCATAACGAGGCCACGCGCCACATGGACCCCGACAACCTCATGGGCAACATCATCCTGCTCATTGTCGGCGGCAACGACACCACGCGCAACACCATGACCGGCTCGGTGCTGGCGCTGAACGAGAATCCGGACCAGTACGAGATGCTGCGGAAGAATCCGGCGCTGATCGATTCCATGGTACCGGAGGTGATCCGCTGGCAGACGCCGCTCGCGCACATGCGGCGCACCGCACTTGCCGACACCGAGATCGGCGGCAAGCCGATCCGCAAGGGCGACCGCGTCGTGATGTGGTACGTCTCGGGCAACCGCGACGAGGCGATGTTCGAGAAGCCGAACGACCTCATCATCGACCGCCCGCGGCCGCGCACCCACCTCTCCTTCGGCTTCGGCATCCACCGCTGCGTCGGCATGCGCCTCGCCGAGCTCCAGCTCCGCATCGTCTGGGAGGAGATGCTGAAGCGGTTCGACCGGATCGAGGTGGTCGGCGAGCCCAAGCGGATCTATTCGAGCTTCATCAAGGGATATGAGTCGCTGCCGGTGCGAATTCCGGGGTAG
- a CDS encoding cytochrome P450 — protein sequence MHGTIESDAKLDALRARASSLPLEQFDPGDPELFRTDTFWPYFDRLRREDPVHYCKDSMFGPYWSVTRYNDIMEIETNHSVFSSASALGGITIRDVDPDLRRESFISMDPPRHAAQRKTVAPMFTPTHLDNLALNIRKRSAECLDNLPRGEVFDWVDQVSIELTTQMLAVLFDFPWEDRRKLTRWSDIATTIPGPDGLVATDDERMAELAECAAYFSRLWKERAEQPPKSDLLSMMVHGAATRDMDAKNFLGNLILLIVGGNDTTRNTMSGSIYALSQHPEQYRKLRENPALLDSFVPEVIRWQTPLAHMRRTALSDFEFRGKRIKKGDKVVMWYVSGNRDDAAIEKPYDFIIDRARPRTHLSFGFGIHRCVGLRLAELQLKIIWEEILKRFDHIDVVGEPKRVYSSFVKGLETLPVKIAA from the coding sequence ATGCATGGGACCATCGAGAGCGATGCCAAGCTCGATGCACTTCGCGCACGTGCGTCGTCACTGCCGCTGGAGCAATTCGATCCGGGCGATCCTGAGCTGTTCAGGACCGATACGTTCTGGCCCTATTTCGATCGGTTGCGCCGGGAAGATCCCGTGCACTACTGCAAGGACTCGATGTTCGGGCCGTACTGGTCGGTGACGCGCTACAACGACATCATGGAGATCGAGACCAACCACTCGGTTTTCTCCTCGGCCTCCGCGCTCGGCGGCATCACCATTCGTGACGTCGATCCGGACCTGCGCCGCGAGAGTTTCATCTCGATGGATCCGCCGCGCCACGCCGCACAGCGCAAGACCGTAGCGCCGATGTTCACGCCGACGCATCTGGACAATCTCGCGCTCAACATCCGCAAGCGTTCGGCCGAATGTCTCGACAATCTCCCGCGCGGCGAGGTGTTCGACTGGGTCGATCAGGTCTCGATCGAGCTGACCACGCAGATGCTGGCCGTGCTGTTCGACTTCCCCTGGGAAGATCGCCGCAAGCTGACGCGCTGGTCCGATATCGCCACCACCATTCCCGGCCCCGACGGTCTTGTCGCGACCGACGACGAACGGATGGCCGAACTCGCGGAATGTGCGGCCTACTTCTCTCGCCTCTGGAAGGAACGTGCCGAGCAGCCGCCGAAGAGCGACTTGCTCTCGATGATGGTGCATGGCGCAGCGACACGCGACATGGATGCGAAAAATTTCCTCGGCAATCTCATCCTTTTGATCGTCGGCGGCAACGACACCACCCGCAACACCATGTCGGGCTCGATCTACGCGCTGAGCCAGCATCCGGAGCAGTATCGCAAGCTGCGCGAGAACCCTGCTCTGCTCGACAGCTTCGTGCCCGAGGTAATCCGCTGGCAGACGCCGCTCGCGCATATGCGGCGCACGGCGCTTTCCGACTTCGAGTTCCGCGGCAAGCGGATCAAGAAGGGTGACAAGGTCGTGATGTGGTACGTCTCGGGCAACCGCGACGACGCGGCGATCGAAAAGCCCTACGATTTCATCATCGACCGCGCCCGCCCGCGCACGCACCTCTCCTTCGGCTTCGGCATCCACCGCTGCGTGGGCTTGCGGCTCGCTGAACTCCAGCTCAAGATTATTTGGGAGGAAATTCTCAAGCGTTTCGACCATATTGATGTGGTCGGCGAACCCAAGCGCGTCTATTCGAGTTTCGTAAAGGGTCTTGAAACCCTTCCGGTGAAGATTGCGGCATGA